In the Primulina eburnea isolate SZY01 unplaced genomic scaffold, ASM2296580v1 ctg739_ERROPOS11973397, whole genome shotgun sequence genome, one interval contains:
- the LOC140822123 gene encoding uncharacterized protein isoform X2, with product MNVSSCSHIIQMTLRATAVLSQTTKVEAIQWTGSGDGIIAVGIDVMFWRRNVKSWEIAWKFRPKVPQTLISTTWSLQGLSATAPYRLNNGVASSLTNEARNYGSPANNSVLICQGDGRSRYMQAELHHPMPVGMIQWRPSTGKPLSRHVVHAPRSVLLTCSLDGAVRLWSEIDAGRIRRSGKDSNDHRSPRLSFCVIGVIEVYQTLNGSLGSDIFVFWATEVESIKLLYEEACYSCLNDSQYDDASRCEWLIGLGPDRATTLWAVHCLDDFAPVRFPRITLWKKQELVSSEMETSQVLVHKVFMMRNLVSGPPVTCSLVELSPCNSFTWIQLYFQRPTREGKSANGYNTENPTPSESKGVMKADGHTGKILQIAVHPSISGVELAASLDRHGMLLFWSFSTFFSSHIGLPTSTPSWKLYGKISFSGCSHSPNYTCLCWAPAILSEDRALLLGHSDGIDCFILQTSKGDEHNLSFHKLCSIPFGACGHQQRVSRICSIPLPPDCDETVSSCKFLLVALWMDRFQAQSWEITIHYNGSCRCCCDDHLQIFESDFAGKKFIVSVEPCSSVIPAPHDDDQVTSYSVACPNDLIVSLEQKLSSDNGRGGCYAYHMITGCMNGSLKLWRSLPTRSSSSGASWDLVGVLSSGQGSITALTPSPCCRKIATSSPSDQQNCSSILCIWECMHVQNAGIFLLEDKLCLDGEVVALSWLMMGNGQLLLGVCLQSEVRVYALRRCGHQSFLKSGKPMEKNIWHCIAVHSASPAIHNFLWGPRGTIIVVHDKYFSIFSQFLLLADEDFLSKCCPKFCQDGPFCCNGGIRKLMLSTTFTDSKEPSMKINGQYQFSSEVNMRDDPKSYVQNCEQMHDILTKIWFWSMSEIAENMGGSLPLYHPETLLINISSGNFKRAFVALRHLVKDIASNGSSKKRYGTKVPRNMISPLPMSNYLEGLPTSSSNDNLFQWSSSQPRIGLSQFTSGWGHNDPHIGLTSSSQRSEFVGFIEALDWLHRAGCMTNIEMMQAISLVDLLQEVSDPHSTSAYGSLDEPGRRFWVAVRFQRLFFSRRFNRLPLVEELDVSSELIGWAFHSDCHENLFNSLLSAEPSWEEMRSIGVGFWYSNVTQLRLKMERLARQQYMRNKDPKACSLLYIALNRIQVLAGLFRISKDDKDKPLATFLLRNFQEDNNKAAALKNAYVLMGKHQLELAVAFFLLGGDLSSAVSVCAKNLGDEQLALVICRLIEGYGGPSEHKLISKFLLPSALSKDNNWMASFLEWVLGNHSQSFLRILGVEMSSESNSSLLSSLHAPFLDPSISQYCMMLATKTVMKNAIGEYRAAVLSQWAVLMNVTSLSRCGLPLEALECHSSSISFFGSLGQGSTMQSPDHNVLVEMLKPPADKHFLNWISKETSHQIMSHSKLNLAMQYLSNLLTEHPSSADIETASFGMFTNYDPVDQEFEKSLNEFHSNLTAAIACFQQKFFLIPLHLIFMAALFFHHKGLEFIGNNILHEYMLKVQSDDKCHADNLFSHPIPSDLLLKAAEEFSCIFAKYVLFSCVNCHHSSYLDNDSIACEARFCWLAAWGFSNQGITWSFGCLTAMLRLILRPYTKEFEMMLFHILALVKYHVFFSSAWLQRNLNALLVIVKPILTPLMRGNVSNELTVEDLNALLSEIVEKLTHESTYVQLPTCVEIDGRKLEQNVGSVPSAPEAKSWELMSGSLWVHMVKFLEHQLNTLPVILDGICPSPTPSLSIPDCKKLPLEMGLVSSTLVEFLKLTKAGVSFYCSRQFVVNLLQEVDLPNKLILSYLENGFPLPELRDKYNNKSLENTEFLDSGSELSALKKLCVICADRRITHGAFEQEYCNWLPYVKQKSFGGWGETYINISREYESEETSFKKDRLDSPSHAVGSPLACLSPDDHPFKSFGGNDVFDMKKTMPFHNPKEIYKRNGELLEALCINSVDNCQGAVASNRKGILFFNWEDGLLHMDKSDSLWEEADWPHNGWAGSESTPVPTCVSPGVGLGSTKDTHLGLGGATIGAAAVPRAGWDLTGGGAFGIPGYAGVGASGLGWGVQDGFDEFVDPPATVDNVRSRALASHPSRPFFMVGSSNTHIYLWEFGEERAIATYGVLPAANVPPPYALASVSAVRFDNCGHRFATAALDGTVCTWQLEVGGQSNIRPTESSACFSNHTSDVTYVTASGSIIAASGYSSNGVNVVVWDTLAPPATSQASIMCHEGGARSLSVFDNDIGSGSISPLILTGGKEGDVGLHDFRYIATGKTKRHKHFDTGEHNINASSSGYMQNKTGDQNRNGMLWYIPKAHSGSVTKITTIPNTSFFLTGSKDGDVKLWDAKMAKLVFHWPRLHERHTFLQPSSRGFGGVVRAAVTDIQVVPQGFLSCGGDGLVKFIRFHNFRT from the exons ATGAATGTATCCAGTTGTTCTCATATAATTCAGATGACACTTCGAGCA ACTGCAGTTCTTTCTCAAACAACGAAGGTGGAGGCCATCCAATGGACGGGGTCTGGGGATGGAATCATTGCAGTAGGCATTGATGTGATGTTCTGGAGAAGGAATGTGAAATCCTGGGAAATAGCTTGGAAATTTAGACCCAAAGTGCCTCAAACGCTGATATCTACCACTTGGTCGCTTCAAGGATTATCAGCAACAGCACCATACAGACTGAACAATGGAGTTGCATCATCTCTGACCAATGAAGCAAGAAATTATGGTTCTCCGGCAAACAATTCGGTTTTAATTTGTCAAGGTGATGGACGTTCCAGATATATGCAAGCTGAGTTGCATCACCCAATGCCTGTTGGGATGATACAATGGAGGCCATCAACAGGAAAACCATTAAGTAGACATGTTGTACATGCACCGAGGTCAGTGCTTCTAACTTGCAGTTTAGATGGCGCTGTTAGGTTATGGAGTGAAATTGATGCTGGGAGGATTAGAAGATCTGGAAAGGATAGCAATGACCATAGATCACCGAGGTTGTCTTTTTGTGTCATTGGTGTGATTGAGGTTTATCAAACTCTTAATGGTTCTTTGGGCTCCGATATATTTGTATTTTGGGCAACGGAAGTTGAAAGCATAAAACTCCTTTATGAAGAAGCTTGCTATTCATGTTTAAATGATTCACAGTATGACGATGCCAGTCGGTGTGAGTGGTTAATTGGCTTGGGTCCTGATAGAGCAACAACTCTATGGGCGGTACATTGTCTTGATGATTTTGCTCCAGTGAGATTCCCAAGGATTACTTTATGGAAGAAACAAGAGTTAGTCAGTTCTGAAATGGAAACAAGTCAAGTATTAGTTCACAAGGTCTTTATGATGAGAAATCTGGTTTCTGGTCCACCAGTTACTTGCTCTTTGGTAGAGTTATCACCTTGCAATTCTTTTACCTGGATACAATTATACTTTCAAAGACCAACTAGGGAAGGTAAATCTGCCAATGGATACAATACTGAGAATCCTACGCCGTCTGAAAGTAAAGGAGTTATGAAAGCTGACGGCCACACTGGAAAAATTTTGCAAATTGCAGTTCACCCGTCCATTTCAGGTGTTGAACTAGCCGCTTCTTTAGATAGACATGGGATGCTTCTTTTTTggtcattttcaacctttttcaGTAGTCACATTGGTTTGCCAACATCAACTCCCTCTTGGAAACTCTACGGAAAAATTTCGTTTTCTGGATGCTCTCATTCTCCTAATTACACTTGCTTGTGTTGGGCCCCAGCTATTTTGAGTGAGGACCGAGCTCTTCTACTGGGGCATTCTGATGGTATCGACTGCTTTATCCTTCAGACTTCAAAAGGTGATGAACATAATCTTTCTTTTCATAAGCTATGTTCTATTCCATTTGGGGCTTGCGGTCACCAACAAAGGGTGAGTAGAATATGCTCGATTCCTTTACCTCCTGATTGCGATGAAACTGTTAGCTCTTGTAAGTTTCTGCTCGTTGCACTATGGATGGATAGATTTCAGGCTCAATCGTGGGAAATAACCATACACTATAATGGTTCATGTCGCTGCTGTTGTGATGACCATTTGCAGATATTTGAATCTGATTTTGCTGGTAAAAAATTCATTGTCTCAGTTGAACCATGCTCCTCAGTCATTCCTGCTCCTCATGACGATGACCAAGTTACAAGCTATTCCGTGGCCTGCCCCAATGACTTAATTGTATCTTTGGAACAGAAGCTAAGTTCTGATAatggaaggggcggctgctatgcttATCACATGATAACTGGTTGCATGAATGGCAGTTTAAAGCTGTGGAGGAGCTTGCCAACTCGATCCTCGAGCTCTGGTGCTAGCTGGGATCTTGTAGGTGTTCTTTCTTCAGGCCAAGGTTCAATCACAGCCCTTACTCCTAGCCCTTGTTGTCGAAAGATAGCAACATCTTCTCCAAGTGATCAACAAAATTGCTCTAGTATACTTTGTATATGGGAATGCATGCATGTGCAGAATGCAGGTATCTTCCTTCTAGAAGATAAATTATGTCTCGATGGAGAGGTCGTTGCATTAAGTTGGTTGATGATGGGAAACGGCCAGTTATTATTAGGGGTATGCTTGCAATCTGAAGTACGAGTATATGCGCTCAGACGCTGCGGACATCAGAGTTTTTTGAAATCTGGGAAACCCATGGAGAAAAACATTTGGCATTGTATCGCAGTGCATAGTGCTAGCCCTGCTATTCATAACTTCCTCTGGGGTCCTAGAGGGACAATCATTGTTGTTCACGACAAGTATTTTAGCATTTTTAGTCAGTTTTTATTGTTAGCTGATGAGGATTTTCTGTCCAAGTGTTGCCCAAAGTTCTGCCAGGATGGTCCTTTTTGTTGCAATGGCGGCATCCGTAAACTAATGCTTTCAACAACCTTTACTGATTCGAAAGAACCATCAATGAAGATCAATGGACAGTATCAGTTCTCTTCTGAGGTGAATATGAGAGATGATCCAAAGTCATATGTTCAAAACTGTGAGCAAATGCATGACATTTTAACTAAGATTTGGTTCTGGAGCATGTCAGAAATAGCAGAAAATATGGGAGGATCCCTGCCTTTATACCATCCTGAGACACTTTTGATCAATATCTCTTCAG GTAACTTCAAACGTGCATTTGTAGCTTTGCGTCATCTGGTCAAAGACATTGCTTCCAATGGATCGTCTAAAAAAAGATACGGCACTAAAGTGCCACGCAATATGATTTCACCACTCCCAATGTCAAATTATCTTGAAGGGCTCCCAACTTCAAGTTCAAATGATAATCTATTTCAGTGGAGTAGTTCACAACCACGGATAGGATTATCTCAGTTTACCTCTGGTTGGGGTCATAATGATCCCCATATTGGATTGACTTCATCTTCTCAAAGATCTGAATTTGTAGGCTTCATTGAAGCTCTTGATTGGTTGCACCGAGCTGGATGCATGACAAATATTGAAATGATGCAGGCTATTTCGTTAGTCGATCTCCTTCAAGAAGTTAGTGATCCACACTCCACCTCGGCTTATGGAAGTCTAGATGAACCTGGTAGAAG GTTTTGGGTTGCAGTTAGGTTTCAACGATTATTTTTTTCGCGAAGATTCAATAGGTTGCCTTTGGTGGAAGAACTAGATGTTTCTTCAGAACTGATTGGATGGGCTTTCCATTCAGATTGTCATGAAAATTTGTTCAACTCTCTTTTATCGGCTGAGCCATCTTGGGAAGAAATGCGCAGTATAGGTGTGGGGTTTTGGTACTCGAATGTGACACAATTGCGTTTGAAG ATGGAACGACTGGCTAGACAGCAGTACATGAGAAACAAAGATCCCAAGGCATGTTCACTCCTGTACATAGCTTTAAACAGGATTCAAGTTTTGGCTGGCCTGTTCAGAATAAGCAAAGACGATAAAGACAAGCCATTGGCTACATTTCTGTTGAGAAATTTTCAG GAGGATAATAATAAGGCTGCTGCTCTAAAAAATGCATATGTACTAATGGGAAAGCATCAGCTAGAGCTTGCTGTAGCTTTCTTTCTGCTTGGAGGGGATCTTTCTTCAGCTGTTAGTGTCTGTGCTAAAAACCTAGGGGATGAGCAGCTTGCTCTTGTAATTTGTCGCCTTATCGAGGGTTATGGTGGGCCTTCAGAGCACAAACTTATTTCAAAGTTTCTCCTTCCATCTGCACTAAGCAAAGACAACAATTGGATGGCAAGTTTTCTGGAG TGGGTGTTGGGGAATCATTCCCAGTCCTTTTTGAGAATACTTGGTGTTGAAATGAGTTCGGAGTCAAATAGCTCCCTTCTTTCGTCTTTGCATGCACCATTTCTGGATCCAAGTATCAGTCAGTATTGCATGATGTTGGCTACCAAGACTGTCATGAAAAATGCTATTGGGGAGTACCGAGCTGCTGTGTTAAGTCAGTGGGCTGTACTGATGAATGTGACGTCCTTGAGTAGATGTGGCCTACCT CTTGAAGCTTTGGAATGCCATTCGTCTTCTATTAGCTTCTTTGGCAGTCTAGGGCAAGGGAGTACAATGCAGAGCCCGGATCACAATGTTCTTGTTGAAATGCTGAAACCACCCGCAGATAAACATTTCTTGAACTGGATATCCAAAGAGACGTCACACCAGATTATGTCTCATTCTAAGCTAAATTTGGCTATGCAGTACCTGTCAAACTTGTTGACAGAACATCCAAGTTCTGCAGATATTGAGACTGCATCTTTTGGGATGTTCACGAACTACGACCCTGTGGATCAAGAATTTGAAAAGTCATTGAACGAATTTCACAGCAATTTGACTGCAGCTATTGCGTGTtttcagcagaagttctttttGATTCCTCTTCATTTAATTTTCATG GCTGCGTTGTTTTTTCACCATAAAGGCCTAGAGTTTATTGGAAACAATATATTGCATGAATATATGCTGAAAGTTCAATCTGATGACAAGTGCCATGCTGACAACTTGTTCTCACATCCTATTCCTTCCGATCTTCTATTGAAAGCCGCTGAGGAATTTTCCTGCATTTTTGCAAAATATGTTCTTTTCTCTTGTGTAAACTGCCATCACTCTTCATATTTGGACAACGACAGCATTGCTTGTGAAGCCAGGTTTTGTTGGCTTGCTGCTTGGGGTTTTTCCAACCAAGGGATTACATGGTCATTTGGGTGTTTAACAGCCATGCTTAGGTTGATTCTTAGACCCTACACCAAAGAATTTGAGATGATGCTTTTTCATATTCTGGCTTTGGTCAAGTACCATGTATTTTTTTCATCAGCTTGGCTTCAAAGGAATCTCAATGCTCTTCTTGTTATTGTTAAACCTATTTTAACCCCATTAATGAGAGGGAATGTGTCTAATGAGCTTACAGTAGAGGACCTCAATGCGCTTCTTAGTGAGATTGTGGAGAAACTTACTCATGAGTCAACTTATGTTCAATTACCAACCTGTGTTGAGATAGATGGACGTAAGCTAGAACAGAATGTAGGAAGTGTGCCATCAGCTCCAGAAGCCAAGAGCTGGGAGCTTATGAGTGGTTCTCTGTGGGTACACATGGTTAAGTTTTTGGAACATCAGCTTAACACATTGCCCGTAATTCTCGATGGTATATGCCCTTCCCCCACCCCATCTTTGTCCATACCCGATTGCAAAAAATTACCACTGGAAATGGGATTAGTGTCAAGTACTTTAGTTGAATTTCTAAAGCTCACGAAAGCAGGTGTTTCTTTTTATTGTTCGAGGCAATTTGTGGTAAACCTTCTTCAGGAAGTCGACTTACCAAACAAACTTATCCTCTCATATTTAGAAAATGGTTTCCCTCTGCCAGAACTCAGAGATAAATACAACAATAAAAGTCTAGAAAATACAGAATTTCTGGACAGTGGTAGTGAGCTATCAGCTTTGAAGAAATTATGTGTTATTTGTGCTGATCGAAGAATAACTCATGGAGCTTTTGAGCAAGAATATTGCAATTGGCTTCCGTATGTTAAACAAAAATCTTTTGGTGGATGGGGCGAAACTTATATAAACATCTCAAGAGAGTATGAATCTGAGGAAACTTCTTTCAAAAAAGATAGACTTGACAGCCCTTCTCATGCTGTTGGATCACCTCTTGCTTGTCTGTCCCCAGATGATCACCCTTTCAAAAGTTTTGGGGGAAATGATGTGTTTGACATGAAGAAAACTATGCCTTTCCACAATCCTAAAGAAATATACAAGAGAAACGGGGAACTTTTAGAG GCTTTGTGCATTAACTCTGTTGATAATTGCCAAGGTGCAGTTGCCAGCAATAGAAAG GgaatattgtttttcaactgGGAAGATGGATTGCTTCATATGGATAAATCAGACTCTCTCTGGGAGGAAGCTGATTGGCCACATAATGGGTGGGCTGGATCTGAGTCTACCCCGGTTCCCACATGTGTTTCTCCTGGCGTGGGTCTGGGGAGTACGAAGGACACACATCTAGGGTTAGGTGGAGCTACCATTGGTGCAGCTGCTGTGCCTAGAGCAGGCTGGGATTTAACTGGTGGTGGAGCGTTTGGAATTCCTGGTTATGCTGGTGTAGGAGCATCTGGTCTTGGCTGGGGGGTCCAAGATGGTTTTGATGAGTTTGTGGATCCTCCTGCAACTGTTGACAATGTCAGGTCCAGGGCGTTGGCATCTCATCCTTCTAGGCCCTTCTTCATGGTTGGCTCTAGCAATACTCACATATACCTGTGGGAG TTTGGTGAGGAAAGAGCTATCGCTACATATGGAGTTCTTCCAGCTGCAAATGTCCCTCCTCCATATGCTCTCGCCTCAGTGTCAGCAGTGCGGTTTGACAACTGTGGGCATCGATTTGCAACTGCTGCATTAGACGGCACTGTATGCACATGGCAGCTTGAAGTTGGAGGGCAGAGCAATATCCGGCCAACAGAATCGTCTGCCTGCTTTAGCAATCATACCTC GGATGTTACTTATGTTACTGCTAGTGGATCAATTATTGCAGCTTCTGGATATAGCTCCAATGGTGTTAATGTGGTAGTCTGGGACACACTCGCTCCTCCTGCCACTTCTCAAGCTTCCATTATGTGTCATGAAG GTGGTGCTCGCTCTCTTTCAGTGTTTGACAATGACATTGGTAGTGGGTCTATTTCACCTCTCATTTTGACGGGCGGAAAAGAAGGTGATGTGGGCCTTCACGACTTCCGCTACATAGCTACTGGAAAGACAAAGAGGCACAAGCACTTCGACACTGGTGAACACAACATAAATGCTTCATCCTCGGGCTATATGCAGAACAAAACCGGGGATCAGAATAGGAATGGAATGCTCTGGTATATACCAAAGGCCCACTCCG GGAGTGTAACTAAAATCACCACGATTCCAAATACCAGTTTTTTCTTAACTGGAAGCAAGGACGGGGATGTAAAACTTTGGGATGCCAAGATGGCCAAGTTGGTGTTTCATTGGCCAAGATTGCATGAAAGGCACACCTTTCTGCAACCAAGCTCCCGTGGTTTCGGCGGAGTTGTTAGG GCTGCTGTTACAGATATTCAGGTTGTTCCACAAGGTTTTCTTTCATGTGGTGGAGATGGTTTAGTAAAATTTATCAGGTTTCATAATTTCCGCACATGA